From the genome of Solidesulfovibrio carbinolicus, one region includes:
- a CDS encoding toxin co-regulated pilus biosynthesis Q family protein, whose translation MRSTFSLLVVLILLLPGCATMRGSRVDTGGMTAYDGVSVDYPGDAQALAASAAEEMAHRYPPARTTLTLIKTDSTFGQDLETALRGQGFPIAAPGASGVRVAYTLDVIREETPPTCYLRVQTSDGVAFGTLHALTGEPRQTKGENSLPESALSNSASAPEPHPLNDLPPAVATTPQPTPEMPSKLERKGATSRERNGISVRVTSSAAKIAKRNRISVDKFCRLNNVAPDAIIPAGRRVLLQEPHESWAGIMPLPEAARADSSSEVRQTKFTPSQATKDTPRAATILPAVAIKQPEAASIPAKTSFKVPADSLPAVPPAASSPVSRLIEVAAYSPVAPQAAPATAAAATPQQPTPLPGPAPLSPPAPSVPDRTTTQVTEPQSSGPGSAAPVAETPASPPPSPPTPPEPGWNVSPGSLHSQLGHWAMRAHYQLIWKAQHDFDLEARADFEGDFETAIKQLFAGLHRSGHALRVTLYRGNNVLEVAED comes from the coding sequence ATGCGAAGCACCTTCTCACTTCTTGTTGTCCTGATCCTTCTTCTCCCCGGGTGTGCCACTATGCGCGGATCGCGCGTCGATACCGGCGGCATGACAGCTTATGATGGCGTAAGCGTCGATTATCCCGGTGATGCCCAGGCCCTGGCCGCCTCGGCAGCTGAGGAGATGGCCCACCGCTATCCGCCGGCCCGGACCACCCTGACGCTGATCAAAACTGATTCCACCTTCGGCCAAGACCTGGAAACCGCCTTGCGGGGGCAGGGTTTTCCCATTGCCGCCCCAGGCGCTTCCGGCGTGCGTGTCGCGTACACCCTGGATGTCATCCGAGAAGAGACGCCTCCCACCTGCTATCTGCGTGTCCAGACTTCTGATGGTGTTGCCTTCGGGACTTTGCACGCTTTGACCGGTGAACCCCGGCAGACCAAGGGAGAAAATTCTCTCCCCGAAAGCGCTCTTTCGAACTCGGCTTCGGCTCCAGAGCCCCATCCGTTAAACGATCTGCCCCCTGCGGTTGCGACAACTCCTCAGCCGACACCAGAAATGCCGTCCAAGCTGGAACGTAAGGGAGCGACTTCTCGCGAACGCAACGGCATTTCAGTGCGTGTCACAAGCTCAGCGGCCAAGATCGCCAAGCGCAACCGGATTTCCGTGGACAAGTTCTGCCGCCTTAACAACGTGGCTCCAGACGCGATCATTCCCGCCGGACGGCGTGTGCTGCTCCAGGAGCCCCATGAGTCTTGGGCCGGGATCATGCCGTTGCCGGAGGCGGCCCGGGCCGATTCCTCTTCTGAAGTTCGCCAGACAAAGTTCACGCCGAGCCAGGCGACGAAGGACACGCCGAGGGCGGCGACGATTCTGCCGGCGGTTGCGATCAAGCAGCCAGAGGCTGCTTCCATCCCTGCGAAGACCTCCTTCAAAGTCCCGGCGGATTCCTTGCCTGCTGTGCCCCCTGCGGCCTCATCTCCAGTCTCGCGGCTCATTGAAGTGGCCGCCTATTCGCCTGTGGCACCACAGGCAGCCCCGGCGACTGCGGCGGCTGCGACGCCTCAGCAGCCGACTCCACTCCCTGGACCGGCCCCTCTCTCGCCCCCAGCACCGTCCGTCCCTGATCGCACAACGACTCAAGTCACTGAACCGCAGTCCTCAGGTCCGGGATCGGCAGCGCCTGTAGCGGAAACGCCAGCGAGTCCACCTCCATCGCCGCCGACTCCTCCCGAGCCAGGTTGGAACGTCTCCCCTGGGAGCCTCCATTCCCAGCTCGGACACTGGGCCATGCGCGCTCATTATCAGCTGATCTGGAAAGCTCAGCATGACTTCGACTTAGAGGCCCGGGCCGACTTCGAAGGGGATTTCGAGACAGCCATCAAACAGCTTTTCGCAGGCCTGCATCGTAGTGGTCATGCCCTGCGGGTAACGCTCTACCGGGGCAACAATGTCCTCGAAGTTGCGGAGGATTAG
- a CDS encoding pilus assembly protein: MFTTKYIFLLFVLVLACGGCAKTNRQVDPIERQGEKFREQSRSRTVEVLETPYLGAKISPLRSSTNPILSKQVMLRRKGTLASIASAISELSSLPVQVAADEDAKKAAQPETGHAPAAPQAAAPSTPVGEQGVNMDLEALLRGGGGGRNGLALSGLGLSDGKVLSVSYEGTLRGLLDHVAALSGYGWDFDEKNNSVTFAHLLVRTFTIMGAPGKVSYENKLTNKSKENASTGISSSLVSQPVSREDTSSQTSQTSGTTLTFDVWADTEKAVKALLTPKGVVVVNQAAGTITVRDTPESVRRVGTYVDELNTRISRQVALTVRVWSLKVTDDAEIGFNIQTLFQNADVSDVALSAGSISGVGTINTATATIVSGRLKDSSAVLKALRQWGKATQVTSAGGLVMSNQPVPVLAIERHAYLAGVGKSTSDYSQTTEITPGEVTTGFAMTVIPHILDKRRVILQYNINISSLDEMKELTTSDVTVELPQTSTRALSQRSAMKMGQTLVLCGFEKESTDTSNAIGITKTSHSGNYGRTLLVITIEVESAEV; this comes from the coding sequence ATGTTTACAACGAAATATATTTTTCTTCTTTTCGTTCTCGTCCTCGCTTGTGGCGGCTGCGCTAAAACAAACCGCCAAGTGGACCCCATCGAACGCCAAGGGGAAAAGTTCCGAGAGCAAAGCCGTTCGCGCACCGTGGAAGTGTTGGAGACGCCTTATCTGGGCGCGAAAATTTCTCCTCTCCGTTCCTCAACCAATCCGATCTTAAGCAAGCAGGTGATGCTGCGGCGCAAGGGCACTCTGGCCAGCATTGCGTCGGCCATAAGCGAGCTGTCGTCGCTACCTGTTCAGGTCGCTGCGGATGAGGACGCGAAGAAAGCAGCGCAGCCCGAGACTGGGCATGCCCCAGCCGCTCCCCAGGCTGCCGCTCCTTCCACGCCGGTTGGCGAACAGGGTGTGAATATGGACCTGGAAGCTTTGCTGCGGGGAGGCGGAGGAGGCCGCAACGGTCTCGCTCTATCCGGACTCGGCCTTAGCGATGGCAAGGTCCTGAGCGTTTCCTATGAGGGCACCTTGCGCGGCCTGCTTGACCATGTGGCTGCGCTATCAGGGTACGGTTGGGATTTCGACGAGAAAAATAACAGCGTCACCTTTGCCCACTTGTTGGTGCGCACTTTCACCATCATGGGGGCACCCGGCAAGGTGAGCTACGAAAACAAGCTCACGAACAAATCCAAGGAAAACGCGTCCACCGGCATAAGCAGTTCACTGGTGAGCCAACCGGTCTCCCGCGAGGACACCAGCTCGCAGACATCGCAGACATCGGGCACCACCCTGACTTTCGACGTGTGGGCGGACACGGAAAAGGCGGTGAAGGCCCTGCTTACTCCCAAGGGAGTGGTGGTCGTCAACCAAGCCGCCGGCACGATCACCGTCCGCGACACCCCGGAGAGCGTTCGGCGGGTGGGCACCTACGTGGATGAACTCAATACCCGCATTTCCAGACAAGTGGCTCTGACAGTCCGGGTCTGGTCGCTTAAAGTGACGGATGACGCCGAGATCGGATTCAACATTCAGACGCTTTTTCAAAATGCCGACGTCTCTGACGTGGCCCTTTCTGCCGGCAGCATAAGCGGTGTCGGGACCATCAACACGGCCACGGCGACCATAGTTTCCGGGAGGCTCAAGGACTCTTCGGCTGTGCTCAAGGCTTTGCGCCAGTGGGGAAAAGCAACACAAGTCACTTCTGCCGGTGGTTTGGTGATGAGCAACCAGCCCGTGCCAGTCCTGGCCATCGAACGCCATGCCTACTTGGCTGGAGTGGGCAAATCAACTTCCGATTACAGCCAGACCACGGAAATCACCCCAGGCGAGGTGACTACTGGATTTGCGATGACAGTCATTCCGCACATCCTGGATAAACGACGCGTCATACTGCAATACAACATAAATATTTCATCTCTTGACGAGATGAAAGAGCTGACGACTTCCGATGTGACTGTCGAGTTGCCGCAGACATCTACACGAGCCCTATCCCAACGATCAGCCATGAAGATGGGACAAACACTCGTCCTCTGCGGATTTGAAAAAGAATCCACCGACACCAGCAACGCCATAGGAATAACCAAGACATCTCATAGCGGAAACTATGGCCGGACATTGTTGGTTATCACCATCGAAGTGGAATCGGCGGAAGTGTAA
- the pilO2 gene encoding type 4b pilus protein PilO2, with amino-acid sequence MRRVVINKRRWAVGLQWFMGNAKQTAPDLRRAAGKLDKALDMVAYRQRQYGFAASGGAVRDWLGVRALAAAVRVTSPSFLGLFCLADENGEFWWVFAISQSLIVGMGDQVFPTRAEAEEWIKSLQGLLDSGFEEIVTCETVDESLHWLTPLISAGPFSRLRSRNGYLQPLQPVPEQRRMLAVLGGLAAVLLFCGYGVKIFLAHQAGKRAVEAARVAMVNKEQRRKELMEHPERYFPQPWTTAPELQESVSRGVKALFTLPIAASGWVLDRAVFDGGAVVVTWGHKPGADYVHLPFSARIETPQKAISRIPVPGPRVQRSAEPLLSREECTRLLYQGTQLMGSRLRLVYNSPEKKKVENVEVTAPWARCQWELSDVPAAILNDAALSEIFWKIPGIMLETITLDKNVWVIKGAVYVAAK; translated from the coding sequence ATGCGCCGCGTTGTCATCAATAAACGCCGCTGGGCGGTTGGTCTCCAATGGTTCATGGGCAACGCCAAGCAGACCGCTCCCGACCTGCGGCGGGCGGCTGGGAAGCTGGACAAGGCCCTGGACATGGTGGCGTACCGTCAACGTCAGTACGGATTTGCCGCCAGCGGCGGCGCGGTCCGCGATTGGCTCGGAGTTCGCGCCTTGGCGGCGGCGGTGCGCGTGACGTCGCCTTCGTTCCTGGGCCTTTTTTGCCTTGCGGATGAGAACGGCGAATTCTGGTGGGTGTTCGCCATATCTCAGTCCTTGATTGTGGGCATGGGGGACCAGGTCTTCCCGACCCGCGCCGAAGCCGAGGAGTGGATCAAGTCCCTGCAAGGCCTCCTCGACAGCGGTTTCGAGGAAATCGTCACCTGCGAAACCGTGGACGAAAGTCTGCATTGGCTCACCCCCCTAATCAGTGCTGGCCCTTTCAGCCGCCTGCGAAGCCGCAATGGCTATCTGCAACCTCTACAGCCCGTCCCGGAGCAGCGGCGGATGCTGGCTGTCCTGGGAGGGTTGGCGGCTGTGCTGCTGTTTTGCGGCTATGGGGTCAAGATTTTCTTGGCCCACCAAGCGGGCAAGCGAGCCGTGGAAGCGGCCCGGGTCGCCATGGTAAACAAGGAGCAGCGCAGAAAAGAGCTGATGGAACATCCGGAACGTTATTTCCCCCAGCCCTGGACCACTGCTCCGGAGCTTCAAGAAAGCGTTTCACGCGGCGTGAAGGCCCTTTTTACTCTTCCCATTGCCGCCTCGGGGTGGGTCCTTGATCGTGCTGTCTTTGACGGGGGGGCCGTGGTCGTCACCTGGGGACACAAACCCGGGGCGGATTATGTGCATTTGCCCTTTTCCGCTCGGATTGAGACCCCGCAAAAGGCTATTTCCCGCATCCCGGTCCCGGGGCCTCGCGTGCAGCGTTCTGCCGAACCGCTCCTTTCCCGCGAGGAATGCACGCGGCTTTTGTATCAGGGAACGCAGCTCATGGGGTCTCGCTTACGCCTTGTCTACAATTCCCCAGAGAAGAAGAAAGTTGAAAATGTTGAAGTAACCGCACCTTGGGCGCGATGTCAGTGGGAACTAAGCGATGTTCCCGCCGCAATACTTAATGATGCGGCGTTATCTGAAATCTTTTGGAAGATTCCTGGAATCATGCTGGAGACGATCACTCTAGACAAAAACGTTTGGGTCATCAAAGGGGCTGTTTATGTCGCAGCAAAGTAA
- the pilP gene encoding type IV pilus biogenesis protein PilP, with amino-acid sequence MTSLRGDLEEIKLQVAIAQEKEKLLPKQVAPAPQPQMLLPELPKPVAAKPNEAAPVVVSIQGVDGHASATIRSSAGSLVTVRPGDKFGGGVIASVSRNGVLVRRGNTSTALAFE; translated from the coding sequence ATGACTTCGCTGCGGGGTGATCTGGAAGAGATCAAGTTGCAGGTGGCCATTGCCCAGGAAAAGGAAAAGCTGCTTCCGAAACAGGTCGCTCCCGCGCCCCAACCCCAGATGTTGTTGCCGGAGCTTCCCAAGCCCGTGGCGGCCAAACCGAATGAGGCGGCTCCGGTTGTCGTCTCAATCCAAGGCGTGGATGGCCATGCCAGCGCCACGATCCGTTCCAGCGCCGGCAGCCTGGTGACAGTCCGTCCCGGGGATAAGTTCGGCGGCGGCGTCATCGCCTCCGTCAGCCGCAACGGGGTTTTGGTGCGGCGCGGAAATACATCAACTGCACTGGCTTTCGAGTAG